The Acinetobacter shaoyimingii DNA segment TTATTAGAAGATTTGGTCAATCGTAACCCACGTATTACCAGTATCGATTTAATTGGTCATAGTATGGGAGGATTAGTCTCCCGTAGCGCTCTATTTTACGGTAAACAAAACATGTATAAGTGGTTTCACATGGTGGAAAATTTAGTCTGCCTTGGTTCACCACACCATGGTGCCGTACTTGAGCGTATTGGTTTTGCCGTACAAGATAAAATTGGGAAATTTCCAATTGTTCGCCTTGCCAGCCATATCGTGAATATCCGCAGTAATGGGATATTAGATTTACGTTATGGTAGTGTCCGTGATGATGATTGGGAACATAATAACGCCCGTATTGGCATGCTCGATGACAACCGTAAACCGGCACCATTGCCCTCACATGTCAATACATTCCTGGTGGCAGGTACGATTGAGTTTGAAAATAAAAAAAATCGAACTTTAAAAGTGATTGGAGATTATTTGGTGAGTGTCAAAAGTGCTTTAGGTGAACATCCAAATCCACGTTTTCAGTTGAAATTACCTGAGTCACATAAAGCTGTTTTCTATGGATTAAACCATATGGAAATTCAATACCATTCCAGTATAGCTGAACAAATTGTGAAATGGTTTTATCCACGACATGATGAATTGGCTGAAGATCAAATTCGTAAATATTTGGTCAAGCTTGAGACAATGGAAGGGATAGTTGAAACTTAGTGTTTAGTCAAAGAATCAGAAACAGACAATAAAAAGAAAGATGAGAAGAATATTCTCATCTTTCTTTGTCTAAATTGAATGTTTTTGTCCCTTCGAATTAATTTCTACTTTTCACATAAATCATTGCGGCGATACCACAAATAAGTAATTCAACGAGAAAAGACCAATGGAAAATAAAGTTTAACCACCAAGGTTCATAACGTGGCGTCACTTCGAAAAAAACATAAGCTTGATCAATAAATGGTGCAAACAACCAAACATCACCGACAAAAGTATCTAAACCAATGTGCAGTAGTGCTGCTCCAGAAAACAGTGTCGCAATCAGTCCAAACTTAGAGCGATACTCAGAATGTCTTAAATAAAAATAAGACATCAAAAATATTGGAATCCAAAAGGAGAACCAGTGTAAAAAATATTTATGATGATGTACCG contains these protein-coding regions:
- a CDS encoding PGAP1-like alpha/beta domain-containing protein — encoded protein: MPSLTPLHETYCKWDRSPPSQADVLEGLAQLVSTPLSQVVQNLIQSLHRELMLSVFGLSKKKSKEFQKKSYVNKFYQFSYRSFLNYGHFFLAPTLRKIIDQFPNLHDKPLTPKMIFLVSALNGVLGDYLLKNHNPLALPTVLYDHYGELQEGDLSGRVVIFCHGLCMNHLDWTNRNYGGIGEKLLAQRDNNTMLYLHYNTGRRISANGRSLSNLLEDLVNRNPRITSIDLIGHSMGGLVSRSALFYGKQNMYKWFHMVENLVCLGSPHHGAVLERIGFAVQDKIGKFPIVRLASHIVNIRSNGILDLRYGSVRDDDWEHNNARIGMLDDNRKPAPLPSHVNTFLVAGTIEFENKKNRTLKVIGDYLVSVKSALGEHPNPRFQLKLPESHKAVFYGLNHMEIQYHSSIAEQIVKWFYPRHDELAEDQIRKYLVKLETMEGIVET
- a CDS encoding metal-dependent hydrolase, which gives rise to MFIAHLPSGYILAKVLEKKLKQNEISKKLFFTIIMIGAVFPDIDLFYFYLLDNRSVHHHKYFLHWFSFWIPIFLMSYFYLRHSEYRSKFGLIATLFSGAALLHIGLDTFVGDVWLFAPFIDQAYVFFEVTPRYEPWWLNFIFHWSFLVELLICGIAAMIYVKSRN